One genomic segment of Deinococcus cellulosilyticus NBRC 106333 = KACC 11606 includes these proteins:
- a CDS encoding peptidoglycan DD-metalloendopeptidase family protein, protein MKVVWVMVLLWCSVALASEYQVEKGDTLQALAKEFEVTVERLLWANPELKDQHDLVVGQVIHIPVGRTSRFFPQEYLLDSVPVLKWVWPVDGKITSGFGTRTLVVAGSNHHPGVDIAQKTGTPVKAARAGVVKVAGWDNTGFGNTVVIDHGDGWTTRYSHNSQLRVKAGQQVVDGEVIAEVGSTGFSTGPHLDFRMTYQGALVDPVRVFERSIRR, encoded by the coding sequence ATGAAGGTCGTGTGGGTCATGGTCCTGCTGTGGTGTTCGGTGGCACTTGCCAGCGAGTACCAGGTGGAAAAAGGAGACACCCTCCAGGCCCTTGCAAAGGAATTCGAAGTGACGGTCGAGCGGCTCTTGTGGGCGAACCCCGAATTGAAAGACCAGCATGACCTGGTGGTCGGGCAGGTGATTCACATTCCGGTGGGCCGCACCTCCCGTTTCTTCCCACAAGAGTACCTGCTGGACTCGGTTCCGGTGTTGAAGTGGGTGTGGCCGGTGGACGGCAAAATCACCAGCGGCTTCGGGACCCGCACGCTGGTGGTGGCGGGCAGCAATCACCACCCGGGGGTGGACATCGCCCAGAAGACCGGCACGCCCGTGAAGGCCGCCCGGGCGGGGGTGGTCAAGGTGGCTGGCTGGGACAACACGGGCTTCGGGAACACCGTGGTGATCGACCATGGGGACGGCTGGACCACCCGCTACAGCCACAACAGCCAACTCAGGGTGAAGGCCGGACAGCAGGTGGTGGACGGAGAAGTCATCGCGGAAGTTGGATCGACAGGGTTCTCCACCGGGCCGCACCTGGACTTCCGCATGACCTACCAGGGCGCCCTGGTGGACCCCGTGCGGGTGTTTGAGCGGAGCATCAGGCGGTGA
- a CDS encoding sensor histidine kinase produces MKFYPKLFLTHLLVSLIGLFVVFGVAELAAPAFYREHIRMMVREFGQQGDNLHLELERGFRNTVTSAILVAIPVAVLVGLLSTHFLMRRIVKSVQALGDGSQAISSGRYNLRLPEDGQDELSQLARNFNRMAQALSDVEKTRVEMITNVAHDLRTPLSALRGYSEGLIDGVMEGDVVALKVLSEVSHMERLVQDLSLVSKVEAGKVELHPSEVNATQVLDEAFERFRAAFEDRQVELRVLPSPGLQVQADRDRLSQVLNNLLSNALRHTPQGGRVTLGVQKHAHQGVFMVSDTGPGIPAEHQGRIFDRFYRIDTHRNREEGGSGVGLTIVRGLVELMGGEVGVRSRPGSTEFWFTLPLSSPQGGEA; encoded by the coding sequence GTGAAATTCTACCCCAAGCTGTTCCTCACCCACTTGCTGGTGAGTTTGATTGGCCTCTTCGTGGTGTTCGGGGTGGCGGAACTGGCCGCCCCGGCGTTCTACCGGGAGCACATCAGGATGATGGTCAGAGAGTTCGGGCAGCAAGGGGACAACCTGCACCTGGAACTTGAGCGGGGCTTCCGGAACACCGTGACCTCCGCGATCCTGGTGGCGATTCCGGTGGCGGTCCTGGTGGGGTTGCTCAGCACGCACTTCCTGATGCGCCGCATCGTGAAGTCCGTGCAGGCCCTCGGGGACGGCAGCCAGGCGATCAGTTCCGGGCGTTACAACCTGAGGCTCCCTGAAGACGGCCAGGACGAACTCTCCCAGCTGGCCCGCAACTTCAACCGCATGGCGCAGGCCCTGTCGGACGTTGAGAAAACCCGTGTGGAAATGATCACCAACGTCGCCCATGACCTGCGCACCCCCCTCTCCGCCCTCAGGGGGTACAGCGAGGGCCTGATTGACGGGGTGATGGAAGGGGACGTGGTGGCCTTGAAGGTGCTGTCGGAAGTCTCCCACATGGAGCGCCTGGTGCAAGACCTCTCACTGGTCTCCAAAGTGGAGGCCGGAAAGGTGGAGCTTCACCCTTCGGAGGTCAACGCCACGCAGGTGCTGGATGAAGCTTTTGAACGGTTCCGCGCGGCGTTCGAGGACCGGCAGGTGGAATTGCGGGTGCTTCCCAGCCCCGGGTTGCAGGTGCAGGCCGACCGGGACCGGCTGTCCCAGGTGCTGAACAACCTGCTTTCCAATGCGCTCAGGCACACCCCTCAAGGGGGACGGGTGACCCTGGGGGTGCAGAAACACGCCCACCAGGGGGTGTTCATGGTGTCCGACACCGGGCCGGGCATCCCCGCCGAGCACCAGGGGCGGATTTTTGACCGGTTTTACCGCATCGACACGCACCGCAACCGCGAGGAGGGGGGAAGCGGGGTGGGCCTCACCATCGTGAGGGGCCTCGTGGAGTTGATGGGCGGGGAGGTGGGGGTCCGGTCCCGTCCAGGCAGCACCGAATTCTGGTTCACCTTGCCGCTGAGCTCCCCACAGGGAGGGGAAGCATGA
- a CDS encoding four-helix bundle copper-binding protein: MNHQATHTASRSLQACIQMCQDCHTTCLQTLSYCLTQGGEHTEKGHLTTLQDCADICQTSADFMLRESHLHQHTCQACAEICLHCAEHCSKMNDETMQRCADVCRQCAESCREMASMHH, translated from the coding sequence ATGAACCACCAGGCCACCCACACCGCCAGCCGGAGTTTGCAAGCCTGCATTCAAATGTGCCAGGACTGCCACACCACCTGCCTGCAGACCCTTTCTTACTGCCTCACCCAGGGGGGCGAGCACACCGAAAAAGGGCACCTCACCACCCTTCAAGACTGCGCCGACATCTGCCAGACCAGTGCGGACTTCATGCTCAGGGAAAGCCACCTGCACCAGCACACCTGCCAGGCTTGCGCCGAAATCTGTCTGCACTGCGCCGAGCACTGCAGCAAAATGAACGACGAAACCATGCAGCGCTGCGCGGACGTGTGCCGCCAGTGCGCCGAAAGCTGCCGTGAAATGGCCAGCATGCACCACTGA
- a CDS encoding DUF305 domain-containing protein: MKTLLTTLLLTGFAFAQDHTTMNMQNMTGMQMMQMPGMDQMMKLTGKDFNRAFLSMMIPHHQGAIDMAEMALKMGKDAKVKQWARQIIQDQKKEIAQMQKLLATQGGMDEEMAGQMKSMMEMPDMQGMDPDKMFVQMMIPHHASAIHMAGMALEKSGNFEVLRLARNIVTAQGKEILDFKMWLSKH; encoded by the coding sequence ATGAAAACCCTGCTCACCACCCTGCTGCTCACCGGCTTCGCCTTCGCCCAGGACCACACCACCATGAACATGCAAAACATGACCGGCATGCAAATGATGCAAATGCCCGGCATGGACCAGATGATGAAATTGACCGGCAAGGACTTCAACCGGGCCTTCCTCAGCATGATGATCCCCCACCACCAGGGGGCCATCGACATGGCCGAAATGGCACTGAAGATGGGCAAGGACGCAAAAGTGAAACAGTGGGCCAGGCAGATCATTCAAGACCAGAAAAAAGAAATCGCCCAGATGCAAAAACTGCTGGCCACCCAGGGGGGCATGGATGAAGAGATGGCCGGCCAGATGAAAAGCATGATGGAGATGCCGGACATGCAAGGCATGGATCCGGACAAAATGTTCGTGCAGATGATGATCCCCCACCACGCCAGCGCCATTCACATGGCGGGCATGGCCCTGGAGAAAAGCGGGAATTTTGAGGTGCTGCGCCTCGCCCGGAACATCGTCACCGCCCAGGGCAAGGAAATCCTGGATTTCAAAATGTGGCTCTCCAAACACTGA
- a CDS encoding site-2 protease family protein, with product MVIDKAIRWSCLYRFFTLGVHTDPIDETLSCNFPTHLLPCAFPKGLSVTWRFGTFKGIPLHWDPLLVVFGLVWMWRHLQASGGSVFTLGWPVFLWVSVLVHELAHAQVALALRQSVTSISVHLLGGQVELEQDPATPHLEFWIAVAGPLSNLLLCLLLWGTWMVYPEVQAGLQPAFQLNLGLAVFNLLPGLPLDGGHVLRAALWTYTRDETRATRVAAQAGQVLAALVMLYGVTAGFRGNLLLMVVLVWTGGSMFRSARSQQEPLG from the coding sequence ATGGTGATCGATAAGGCCATCCGCTGGTCCTGCCTTTACCGTTTTTTCACGTTGGGGGTTCACACTGACCCCATCGATGAGACCCTTTCCTGCAATTTCCCAACCCATTTGCTGCCCTGTGCGTTCCCGAAAGGCCTGTCCGTGACCTGGCGTTTCGGCACCTTCAAAGGCATCCCTTTGCACTGGGATCCGTTGCTGGTGGTGTTCGGCCTGGTGTGGATGTGGCGGCACCTGCAGGCTTCAGGTGGCTCCGTGTTCACCTTGGGCTGGCCGGTGTTCCTGTGGGTTTCGGTGCTGGTTCATGAACTGGCCCATGCCCAGGTGGCCCTCGCTTTGCGGCAGTCGGTCACCTCCATCTCCGTCCACCTGCTGGGTGGGCAAGTCGAACTGGAACAGGATCCCGCCACGCCGCACCTCGAATTCTGGATCGCTGTGGCCGGACCCCTCAGCAACCTGCTGCTGTGCTTGCTGTTGTGGGGAACCTGGATGGTGTATCCAGAGGTTCAGGCGGGGTTGCAACCTGCCTTTCAATTGAACCTGGGGCTCGCGGTGTTCAACCTGCTGCCAGGGCTTCCGCTGGACGGGGGGCATGTGCTGCGAGCGGCCCTCTGGACGTACACCCGGGACGAAACCCGGGCCACCCGGGTGGCTGCCCAGGCGGGACAGGTCCTGGCTGCGCTGGTCATGCTGTATGGGGTGACGGCAGGTTTCAGGGGTAACCTGCTGCTGATGGTCGTCTTGGTCTGGACGGGAGGGTCGATGTTCCGTTCGGCCCGGTCCCAGCAAGAACCCCTGGGGTGA
- a CDS encoding heavy metal translocating P-type ATPase: protein MTSHTHHHTHTIEVELKNCHSGTDLEHFERQAKHIPGVQHVHLDRTRMVAHITTTLTEQNLHQHLEQQGFLCTCKNPPHHPTPPASKTTETAPTHTHPTPSAPTSPTPDAHAGHGGHGGTHTPDAHAGHGGMHTPDAHAGHGGMHTPDAHAGHGGMHTPDAHAGHGGHEGHGPEMIREMLVKGIFSLILTVPAVLYSPIGESLGFKGMPPFGLSMEVFGFLLTTPVILWGGSLFTTSAWRALKHREANMMTLIALGIWVSYLYSVAATFLFKGEVFYEAAAMLTTFSIAGHWLEMRARYHTGKAVEALLKLVPETARVARDNQEITVPLSEVKAGDTLSVKPGDRVPVDGQVTSGESYVDESMITGEPIPVLKKAGEAVTGGTVNKDGSFRMEAQKVGSDTALANIVRMVQDAQGSQAPAQRLADTAGRYLVYVALLAGLVTFAVWMLLTGNLVFALTAAVSTIVITCPDALALATPTAITVGMGRAAKEGVLFKNATHLENTAGLDTVVFDKTGTLTEGKPSLTRIVALSGSEDEVLRLAASVDRHSDHPLARAIVDGAKARNLSLWETTGFQNISGFGVQAGLEGAMVRVGNVDLMVRENIPTLDASSQADEAALRGETVMYVAKGGELMGLVGVSDQVRSEATRAIRDLHQLGIKTVMLTGDNEHTARAVARQVGIDEVIAGVKPDQKQSRIEGLMQGGKRVAMVGDGINDAPALATATVGIAIGAGTDVAIETAGVVLLQDNPAAVPVAIRLARAVNGKIKQNLFWAAIYNVLAIPVAAGVLYPSLGLLLKPEWAALLMSISTVTVTLNALSLNRLRVGTAH from the coding sequence ATGACCAGCCACACCCACCACCACACCCACACCATTGAAGTCGAACTCAAAAACTGCCACAGCGGCACCGACCTCGAACACTTCGAACGCCAGGCGAAACACATCCCCGGGGTGCAACACGTGCACCTCGACCGCACCCGCATGGTCGCCCACATCACCACCACCCTCACCGAACAAAACCTCCACCAGCACCTCGAACAACAGGGCTTCCTCTGCACCTGCAAAAACCCCCCCCACCATCCCACCCCCCCTGCCTCCAAAACCACCGAGACGGCCCCAACACACACCCACCCCACGCCCTCCGCACCCACAAGCCCCACCCCAGATGCCCACGCTGGACATGGTGGACATGGAGGAACGCACACCCCAGATGCCCACGCCGGGCATGGTGGAATGCACACCCCAGATGCTCACGCCGGGCATGGCGGAATGCACACCCCAGATGCCCACGCCGGGCATGGTGGAATGCACACACCGGATGCTCACGCTGGGCATGGTGGGCACGAGGGTCACGGACCGGAAATGATCCGGGAGATGCTCGTCAAGGGCATCTTCTCCCTGATCCTCACGGTTCCCGCCGTCCTGTACTCCCCCATCGGGGAGAGCCTGGGCTTCAAGGGCATGCCTCCTTTTGGGCTTTCGATGGAGGTGTTCGGGTTTTTGCTCACCACGCCTGTGATCCTGTGGGGGGGGAGCCTGTTCACCACCAGCGCCTGGCGGGCCCTCAAGCACCGGGAAGCCAACATGATGACCCTGATTGCCCTGGGCATCTGGGTGAGTTACCTGTACTCGGTGGCCGCCACCTTCCTCTTCAAAGGGGAAGTGTTTTACGAAGCCGCGGCGATGCTCACCACCTTCTCGATTGCGGGGCACTGGCTGGAAATGCGGGCCCGGTACCACACCGGGAAGGCGGTGGAGGCCCTGCTCAAACTGGTTCCGGAGACCGCCCGGGTGGCCAGGGACAACCAGGAAATCACGGTGCCGCTGTCTGAAGTGAAAGCCGGGGACACCCTCTCCGTGAAGCCCGGGGACCGCGTCCCGGTGGACGGCCAGGTCACTTCGGGTGAGAGTTACGTCGATGAGAGCATGATCACCGGGGAGCCCATTCCGGTGTTGAAAAAAGCCGGGGAAGCCGTGACGGGCGGGACGGTCAACAAGGACGGGTCGTTCCGCATGGAGGCCCAGAAGGTCGGTTCGGACACGGCCCTGGCGAACATCGTGCGGATGGTGCAAGACGCCCAGGGCAGCCAGGCCCCCGCACAGCGCCTCGCGGACACCGCCGGGCGGTACCTGGTGTATGTGGCTTTGCTGGCAGGGCTCGTCACCTTCGCCGTGTGGATGCTGCTCACTGGCAACCTGGTGTTTGCCCTCACTGCAGCCGTTTCGACCATCGTGATCACCTGCCCGGACGCCCTGGCGCTCGCCACCCCCACCGCCATCACCGTGGGGATGGGCCGGGCCGCCAAAGAGGGGGTGCTCTTCAAGAACGCCACCCACCTAGAGAACACCGCCGGGCTGGACACCGTGGTGTTCGACAAGACCGGCACCCTCACCGAAGGCAAACCTTCCCTCACCCGCATCGTGGCCCTTTCGGGCAGTGAGGATGAGGTGCTGCGTCTGGCGGCCAGTGTGGACCGGCACAGCGATCACCCCCTCGCCCGGGCCATTGTGGACGGAGCGAAAGCGAGAAACCTTTCCTTGTGGGAAACCACCGGCTTCCAGAACATCTCGGGTTTCGGGGTGCAGGCAGGGCTGGAGGGTGCGATGGTGCGGGTGGGAAATGTGGATTTGATGGTGCGGGAGAACATCCCCACCCTGGACGCTTCCTCTCAGGCCGATGAGGCCGCTTTGCGGGGGGAGACGGTGATGTACGTGGCGAAAGGGGGGGAACTCATGGGGCTCGTTGGGGTGTCCGATCAGGTGCGTTCGGAGGCCACCAGGGCCATCCGGGACCTGCATCAGCTGGGCATCAAAACGGTGATGCTCACCGGGGACAACGAGCACACCGCCCGTGCGGTGGCGAGACAGGTCGGCATCGATGAGGTGATTGCTGGCGTGAAACCCGACCAGAAGCAATCCAGGATCGAGGGGCTGATGCAGGGCGGCAAGCGGGTCGCCATGGTCGGGGACGGCATCAACGACGCGCCTGCGCTCGCCACCGCCACGGTCGGCATTGCGATTGGGGCTGGCACCGACGTGGCCATTGAGACCGCCGGGGTGGTTTTGCTGCAGGACAATCCAGCAGCAGTGCCGGTGGCCATCCGCCTCGCGAGAGCGGTGAACGGGAAAATCAAACAGAACCTGTTCTGGGCTGCGATTTACAACGTGCTGGCCATTCCGGTCGCTGCAGGTGTCCTCTACCCGTCTCTGGGCCTCTTGCTGAAACCCGAGTGGGCGGCTTTGCTGATGAGCATTTCCACGGTGACGGTCACCCTCAACGCCCTGTCCCTGAACCGGCTGCGGGTGGGCACGGCCCACTGA
- the lnt gene encoding apolipoprotein N-acyltransferase: MKPGRGWVFLLLGAGTGLLFLTTKLSWLTPVLLGVLFSQLPNTPSKGVFVRVFWFAVGFFTLHLWWLPASLGALFGPISYLLFALMVPILAGMWAFTAALTRLLYGGNVLLALPFSWVVMEHLRSLGVFQFTWGTLGYLWVGSPVAQVADVGGVYLLSLLGMLLACFLAQLPRISPVLFFTLPLLGAAVVAGLAPTSTPPGALKAALVQGSIPPEQKARGRQQDELSTYLSLSQGVPDDALVVWPETASPVALDEKRKAELLHINPRWLVGAPRWDGDRSFNSVTGLSASGSAAYDKRILVPFGERFPLQDQLPEMYRWVFSSMGLPELRGVTPGTVQTPLEVGGVRYGTYICYESTFPDLTRQLVKKGAQVLVNVSNDSWFGQGLGARQHFLMGTVRAIETRRYLLRAGNDGITAVVGPEGETLTSLPRGVRGVLLGKYTPMDGETLYVKYGNWVVGLSWLVLLALLAHRSPWQTSPKDRLKSHPQG, from the coding sequence GTGAAGCCCGGGCGTGGATGGGTTTTTTTGTTGCTGGGCGCAGGGACGGGCCTCTTGTTCCTGACCACGAAACTGTCCTGGCTGACCCCGGTGCTGCTGGGGGTGTTGTTTTCTCAACTTCCCAACACCCCCAGCAAAGGGGTGTTCGTCAGGGTGTTTTGGTTCGCCGTTGGGTTCTTCACCTTGCACCTGTGGTGGTTGCCAGCCAGCCTGGGGGCGTTGTTCGGCCCCATCAGTTACCTGCTGTTTGCGCTGATGGTGCCGATCCTCGCTGGCATGTGGGCGTTCACCGCCGCCCTGACCCGCCTGCTGTACGGAGGAAACGTCCTGCTGGCCTTGCCGTTCAGCTGGGTGGTGATGGAGCACCTGCGCAGCCTGGGGGTGTTCCAGTTCACCTGGGGCACCCTGGGGTACTTGTGGGTGGGCTCACCGGTGGCGCAGGTGGCGGACGTGGGCGGGGTGTATTTGCTGTCCCTGCTGGGGATGCTGCTGGCCTGCTTTCTGGCCCAGCTTCCCCGCATTTCTCCGGTGTTGTTTTTCACCCTCCCGTTGCTGGGGGCAGCGGTGGTGGCCGGACTCGCCCCCACCTCCACCCCACCTGGTGCTTTGAAGGCAGCCCTGGTGCAGGGCAGCATCCCCCCCGAACAAAAAGCCCGGGGCCGGCAGCAAGACGAACTCAGCACCTACCTGTCACTCTCACAGGGCGTCCCAGACGACGCCCTGGTGGTGTGGCCAGAGACCGCCTCCCCGGTGGCACTGGATGAAAAACGGAAAGCCGAACTGCTGCACATCAACCCCCGCTGGCTGGTGGGCGCACCCCGCTGGGACGGTGACCGGTCCTTCAATTCGGTCACCGGACTTTCTGCGTCCGGGTCAGCTGCGTACGACAAAAGGATCCTGGTGCCGTTTGGGGAGCGTTTCCCCCTGCAAGACCAGCTGCCTGAAATGTACCGCTGGGTGTTCTCCAGCATGGGGCTCCCTGAACTCAGGGGGGTGACCCCGGGAACGGTGCAGACCCCCCTGGAGGTGGGTGGGGTCCGTTACGGCACCTACATCTGTTACGAATCGACCTTCCCGGACCTCACCCGGCAACTGGTGAAGAAGGGGGCACAGGTGCTGGTCAACGTCAGCAACGACAGCTGGTTCGGGCAGGGGCTGGGTGCGAGACAGCACTTCCTGATGGGCACCGTGCGGGCCATCGAAACCCGCCGTTACCTGCTGCGGGCCGGGAACGACGGCATCACCGCGGTGGTGGGACCAGAGGGAGAAACCCTGACCAGCTTGCCCCGGGGGGTGAGGGGGGTGCTGCTCGGGAAGTACACCCCAATGGACGGTGAAACCCTGTACGTCAAGTACGGGAACTGGGTGGTGGGGCTGTCATGGTTGGTGCTGCTGGCCTTGCTTGCCCACCGCTCCCCCTGGCAAACCAGCCCAAAAGACCGACTGAAGTCCCACCCACAAGGCTGA
- a CDS encoding M23 family metallopeptidase, producing MVPLDAQSPPCAPRPEPHLGQCRPDLHCPERRYPHLNRPAAGPQHRHLLEANRNIKNITSLHIGQKLTLPAKTTRKGSAKAQFTPAGLSQETWTWPLNGKITSGFGYRTLVVAGSNFHGGLDIFAPQGTLIKAARFSTVYAGFDSSGYGNTVVINHGGGWQSRYSHNSQLLVQVGQHVQNGQAIALVGRTGYATGAHLDYRITFNGRELDPLKIH from the coding sequence ATGGTCCCCCTTGATGCCCAGAGTCCTCCTTGTGCTCCTCGCCCTGAGCCTCACCTCGGCCAATGCCGCCCAGACTTACACTGTCCAGAAAGGCGATACCCTCACCTGAATCGTCCGGCAGCAGGTCCTCAACATCGACACCTGCTTGAAGCCAACCGGAACATCAAAAACATCACCAGCCTGCACATCGGACAGAAACTCACCCTGCCTGCCAAAACCACCCGCAAAGGCAGTGCCAAAGCGCAATTCACGCCCGCAGGGCTCAGCCAGGAAACCTGGACGTGGCCCCTCAATGGCAAAATCACCAGCGGTTTCGGTTACCGCACCCTGGTGGTGGCGGGCAGCAACTTCCACGGTGGACTGGACATCTTCGCGCCGCAAGGCACCCTCATAAAAGCCGCCCGTTTCAGCACCGTGTACGCCGGGTTTGATTCCAGCGGGTACGGCAACACCGTGGTGATCAACCATGGGGGCGGCTGGCAAAGCCGCTACAGCCACAACAGCCAACTTCTGGTGCAGGTCGGACAGCACGTGCAAAACGGGCAGGCCATCGCCCTGGTGGGCCGCACCGGGTACGCCACCGGAGCGCACCTCGATTACCGCATCACCTTCAACGGCCGTGAACTCGACCCCCTCAAAATCCACTGA
- a CDS encoding DUF305 domain-containing protein has translation MKRTLIALLVPTLFSVGLAQMDHGNMQMEMPLGSTMDLGGLEKLSGKAFDRAFLSMMVPHHQEAIDMAKAVLPKSKDAQVKKWAQAIIKDQQKEITQMNTLLKTLGGVDSKMQQAMEKGMTGMTDMVKKAKDADRAFVEGMLPHHASAISMANLALEVSDNETVLKLARDIVVVQAGEIYGFKQWLEK, from the coding sequence ATGAAACGAACTTTGATTGCACTGCTCGTCCCCACCTTGTTTTCGGTGGGCCTGGCACAAATGGACCACGGCAACATGCAAATGGAGATGCCGCTGGGCAGCACCATGGACCTGGGTGGCCTGGAGAAACTGAGTGGCAAGGCGTTTGACCGGGCGTTTCTGAGCATGATGGTCCCCCACCACCAGGAAGCCATTGACATGGCAAAGGCGGTGCTCCCGAAAAGCAAAGACGCCCAGGTGAAAAAATGGGCCCAGGCGATCATCAAAGACCAGCAGAAGGAAATCACCCAAATGAACACCTTGCTGAAAACCCTCGGTGGGGTGGACAGCAAGATGCAGCAGGCCATGGAGAAAGGCATGACGGGCATGACCGACATGGTCAAGAAAGCCAAAGACGCCGACCGGGCGTTCGTGGAAGGCATGCTCCCACACCACGCCAGTGCCATTTCGATGGCGAACCTCGCCCTGGAGGTCAGCGACAACGAAACCGTCCTGAAACTCGCCCGGGACATTGTGGTGGTGCAGGCCGGAGAAATTTATGGTTTCAAGCAGTGGCTGGAGAAGTGA
- a CDS encoding undecaprenyl-diphosphate phosphatase, whose amino-acid sequence MLNSVNLLIVGVVEGITEFLPISSTGHLIVTADLMHFKSSKLFEILIQLGGVLAVLVFYSKDLLGQARHITTSRDTQRFWLTILVAALPAGVLALLLKNTIEAHFFNATVVAVSLIIGGVVMLVVERLPHRQTTHEATKVTLRQAVTVGLFQVFPLIPGVSRSASTIVGGLLSGMGRSAATGFSFYLSIPVLGAASLLSLVKDLQGTGPQEATTIFVGLGVAFGVALLSIGWFLKFIARHNFQGFALYRIFAGAAILLLVHSGSSPTHRDEAQGHPRKPGMWAEVPDDGERFPGCVSGSPWMPQPDCDTTRTGFTLFDAPQKDRV is encoded by the coding sequence ATGCTCAATTCAGTCAACCTCCTCATCGTGGGTGTGGTGGAAGGCATCACCGAATTTCTGCCCATCTCATCCACCGGACACCTGATTGTCACGGCTGACCTCATGCACTTCAAAAGCAGCAAACTGTTCGAGATCCTCATTCAACTCGGCGGGGTGCTGGCCGTGCTGGTCTTCTACTCGAAAGACCTCCTGGGGCAGGCCCGTCACATCACCACCTCCAGGGACACCCAGCGGTTCTGGCTGACCATCCTTGTGGCCGCCCTGCCCGCAGGGGTTCTGGCTTTGCTGTTGAAGAACACCATCGAAGCCCATTTTTTCAATGCCACGGTGGTGGCCGTCTCCTTGATCATTGGAGGGGTGGTCATGCTGGTGGTGGAACGCCTGCCCCACCGGCAAACCACCCATGAGGCCACAAAAGTCACCCTGAGGCAGGCGGTGACCGTGGGCCTGTTTCAGGTGTTCCCCTTGATTCCCGGGGTATCCAGGAGTGCCAGCACCATCGTGGGAGGCCTGCTCTCGGGCATGGGCCGCTCTGCTGCCACCGGATTCAGTTTCTACCTCTCCATTCCGGTGCTGGGCGCAGCTTCGCTGCTGTCCCTGGTCAAAGACCTGCAAGGGACAGGACCACAAGAGGCCACCACCATTTTCGTGGGATTGGGGGTGGCCTTCGGGGTGGCTTTGCTCTCCATCGGGTGGTTCCTCAAATTCATTGCCCGGCACAACTTCCAGGGGTTCGCCCTTTACCGCATTTTTGCGGGAGCCGCCATTTTGCTGCTGGTCCACTCGGGCTCCTCTCCAACGCACAGGGATGAAGCACAGGGGCACCCCAGAAAGCCTGGCATGTGGGCGGAAGTCCCTGATGATGGAGAACGATTTCCGGGGTGCGTTTCCGGCTCTCCCTGGATGCCTCAACCTGACTGTGACACCACACGCACAGGATTTACACTGTTTGATGCACCTCAGAAGGACCGGGTGTGA
- a CDS encoding response regulator transcription factor, which produces MARILIMDDDPNIHHILSAYLVRDGHTVLQAMDGTIGLQLEGEADVLIIDWMMPGVSGVQVIEHLRTQGCVKPVLLLTARSDEGDKLQGLDLGADDYVVKPFSPREVTARIRALIRRAGIKDEITCGTLTVKPQSHQVWVEGREVSLSKLEFDLLLAFLSTPGMVWSRERLLSRVWGSDFPEMDRVVDVHVKNLRRKLQDDPENPTFIETVRGVGYRLREQE; this is translated from the coding sequence ATGGCGCGCATTTTGATCATGGATGACGACCCGAACATCCACCACATCCTCTCAGCGTACCTGGTGCGGGACGGACACACCGTCTTGCAGGCCATGGACGGCACAATCGGCCTGCAACTGGAGGGTGAAGCGGACGTTTTGATCATCGACTGGATGATGCCCGGAGTGAGTGGGGTGCAGGTGATTGAACACCTGCGGACGCAGGGCTGCGTGAAACCGGTGCTCTTGCTCACCGCCCGCAGCGACGAGGGGGACAAACTGCAAGGCCTGGACCTCGGGGCGGACGATTACGTGGTCAAGCCCTTCTCACCCCGGGAGGTCACCGCCCGCATCCGGGCGCTGATCCGGCGGGCAGGCATCAAGGATGAAATCACCTGCGGGACGCTCACCGTGAAACCCCAGTCCCACCAGGTGTGGGTGGAGGGCCGGGAGGTTTCGCTCTCCAAACTGGAGTTCGATCTGCTCTTGGCGTTCCTCAGCACCCCGGGGATGGTGTGGAGTCGGGAAAGGCTGCTTTCCAGGGTGTGGGGGAGTGACTTTCCCGAGATGGACCGGGTGGTGGACGTGCACGTCAAGAACCTGCGGAGGAAACTCCAGGACGACCCGGAGAACCCGACGTTCATTGAGACGGTGCGCGGGGTGGGGTACCGACTCAGGGAGCAGGAGTGA